The following are encoded together in the Candidatus Sysuiplasma acidicola genome:
- a CDS encoding VOC family protein, whose translation MPAEESRETLHIKNERHAHTRTTFKMPGELRLGAPTLRVGNAGIMKKFYVEKLGLAVKREFKDTSDSLNVTELGFESSSGKSEGETVIVLKDDPEAVVPPHDFAGLYHYALLVPDRRSLASTYLAIEHSGARYDGFANHTFSESLYLHDAENNGIEIYADRPRSEWPDWGRMTDSLNHGDMSALNIMTRPLDLGSLLRELNGLQSTGVTSFPAGAVIGHMHLRVTDLERSVKFYHEKLGLDVKAYIPQIGAAFLSAGGYHHHLGLNTWHSREGSPHRTGYSGLDSFTFIVPDRHIVEELAAVLDGASVVNGKLTFSDPDGIVISIEA comes from the coding sequence ATGCCAGCCGAAGAGAGCAGGGAAACATTGCACATCAAAAACGAGCGCCATGCGCACACTCGGACGACATTCAAAATGCCCGGAGAGCTGAGACTCGGAGCGCCAACTCTCCGTGTTGGCAACGCCGGCATAATGAAAAAGTTCTATGTTGAGAAACTGGGCCTTGCAGTTAAAAGGGAATTCAAAGACACTTCCGACTCATTGAATGTAACGGAGCTGGGCTTCGAATCATCGTCAGGGAAGTCAGAGGGGGAAACAGTGATTGTTCTGAAAGACGATCCTGAGGCTGTGGTTCCGCCACACGATTTTGCCGGTCTGTACCATTACGCACTCCTCGTCCCTGACAGGAGGAGTCTCGCATCCACATACCTCGCTATTGAGCACTCCGGCGCACGATACGATGGTTTCGCCAATCATACATTCAGCGAATCTCTTTATCTGCACGATGCCGAGAACAACGGCATTGAAATTTATGCGGACAGGCCAAGAAGCGAATGGCCAGACTGGGGCAGGATGACAGATTCTCTGAATCATGGTGATATGTCGGCGCTTAACATCATGACGCGGCCGCTTGATTTAGGATCTTTGCTCAGGGAGCTGAATGGTTTGCAGTCAACCGGCGTAACTTCATTTCCTGCAGGGGCGGTAATCGGACACATGCATCTCAGAGTAACAGATCTTGAGAGATCCGTCAAGTTCTATCACGAGAAACTCGGCCTTGATGTCAAGGCTTACATTCCGCAAATCGGTGCCGCCTTTCTGTCCGCTGGCGGCTATCATCACCACCTGGGCCTTAACACATGGCACAGCAGGGAGGGCAGCCCTCACAGAACCGGTTACTCTGGACTCGACAGTTTCACATTCATAGTCCCGGACAGGCACATTGTAGAGGAGCTGGCTGCAGTGCTGGACGGCGCTTCCGTAGTTAACGGCAAGCTTACTTTTTCAGATCCCGATGGAATAGTGATATCTATAGAAGCATAA
- a CDS encoding phospholipase, with product MTVEQNEISLIRQGEFPSRKGERPVTQHAMPHTQLSQNAPPEQYSKLAELIFSIPGIEERRSLVSVPGARALWLREGSGEGPRAAFFAGREFAHLHPAYDGSLHMTLPQPLIEEATGKGWGELHPLAEMGIAPGNFVMIYGPRNDEELKVVYSLVRYSCSFAKGEMDKVSATVE from the coding sequence ATGACAGTGGAGCAGAATGAGATTTCATTGATTCGACAAGGAGAGTTTCCGTCCAGGAAAGGAGAACGCCCTGTTACTCAGCACGCTATGCCGCACACACAGCTGAGTCAGAACGCGCCGCCAGAACAGTACAGTAAACTCGCCGAATTGATTTTTTCCATTCCTGGCATTGAAGAACGGCGCAGCCTTGTGTCGGTACCCGGCGCAAGGGCACTGTGGCTGAGAGAAGGTTCAGGTGAAGGACCGCGTGCTGCATTTTTCGCAGGCAGGGAATTCGCGCACCTGCATCCTGCTTATGACGGGAGTCTGCACATGACGCTTCCTCAACCGCTGATTGAAGAAGCGACAGGAAAGGGATGGGGTGAACTTCATCCTCTGGCCGAAATGGGCATTGCACCGGGAAATTTTGTAATGATTTATGGGCCGAGAAATGACGAGGAGCTCAAAGTGGTCTACAGTCTGGTCAGGTATTCATGCTCTTTTGCGAAAGGCGAAATGGATAAAGTTTCCGCAACTGTGGAATAG
- a CDS encoding AAA family ATPase: MPRTIFPEVLSYSGSSAFVIKGVRRCGKGTLIMQLMRTRFKNDFLYLNFDDELLTGLAAEDLRSVMETHMEVLGDKKKVFFDVVCPPKYCDIIGL, from the coding sequence ATACCAAGAACAATCTTTCCAGAAGTCCTATCGTATAGCGGCTCTTCCGCCTTTGTCATAAAAGGCGTACGTAGATGTGGCAAAGGCACGCTTATTATGCAGCTAATGCGAACCAGATTCAAAAATGACTTCTTATACCTGAATTTTGACGACGAATTACTTACAGGGCTAGCGGCTGAGGATCTAAGATCAGTTATGGAAACGCATATGGAAGTGCTTGGGGACAAGAAGAAGGTGTTCTTCGATGTGGTCTGCCCCCCTAAATACTGCGACATTATTGGCTTATAA
- a CDS encoding site-specific integrase — MEPKYNVLLENKEFRRWYENVARGHESTARNYLRCLGKLCGLVGRSPQEIIKMSQRERDDMILDYIADREKNGITGASIKVEIKALKSWLRWNDKRINKPIRIKHAGWTTTLSNESIPSQDELKTIFNAASPQQRTAIALVAFSGLRLEVLGNYNGTDGLRVDDLEGVRIDGETVTFSRVPAMIRVRTELSKTGNSYFTFIGPEGCDYIRAYLESRLRAGEELGDKSPLVAPVRRSVKFITTINIGDIIRRPMRLAGNEQRPYVFRSYFATRSMQAEGAGLLRDWRVFMMGHKGDIEHTYTMNKGRLKEDLIEQMREGYKAALPFLETSKQTAPMSNSDFLKRMISVLNPKGEVSKADQAELTRLIREKLEKEQNENNVTDSVKSRSVQRVVQISELDNYLRGGYEFVHELPDSRIIVRHSD; from the coding sequence ATGGAACCTAAGTATAACGTTCTACTCGAAAACAAGGAATTCAGGAGATGGTATGAGAATGTGGCGAGGGGGCATGAGAGTACTGCGCGCAATTATCTCCGCTGCCTGGGCAAACTGTGCGGCCTGGTAGGTCGTTCACCGCAGGAAATTATCAAAATGTCCCAGAGGGAAAGGGACGACATGATCCTCGATTACATTGCCGACAGGGAAAAGAACGGCATAACCGGTGCCTCGATCAAGGTGGAGATAAAGGCATTGAAATCATGGTTGCGGTGGAATGATAAGCGCATAAACAAACCTATCAGGATAAAGCACGCTGGCTGGACAACCACACTTTCCAACGAGTCTATACCGAGCCAGGATGAACTGAAAACCATATTTAATGCGGCATCTCCCCAGCAGAGAACTGCAATTGCTCTGGTCGCATTCAGCGGCCTGAGGCTGGAAGTCCTGGGAAACTACAACGGAACAGACGGTCTGAGGGTCGACGATTTGGAAGGAGTCCGAATCGACGGGGAAACAGTGACTTTCAGCCGGGTGCCCGCCATGATAAGAGTAAGGACCGAACTGAGCAAGACCGGAAACTCGTATTTCACATTCATCGGGCCTGAGGGATGCGACTATATCAGGGCATACCTTGAAAGTAGACTCAGGGCAGGAGAAGAGCTGGGAGATAAATCGCCGTTAGTTGCACCGGTGAGGAGAAGTGTAAAGTTCATCACCACAATAAACATCGGTGACATCATTCGTAGACCGATGAGGCTCGCAGGCAACGAGCAAAGGCCCTATGTCTTCCGCTCATATTTCGCGACGAGATCAATGCAGGCTGAAGGGGCCGGTCTGTTGAGAGACTGGCGTGTCTTCATGATGGGTCACAAGGGTGACATAGAACACACGTACACGATGAACAAGGGACGGTTGAAAGAGGATCTCATAGAACAGATGAGGGAAGGATACAAAGCCGCTCTTCCGTTTCTGGAGACCTCCAAACAGACAGCGCCAATGTCCAACTCCGACTTCTTGAAAAGAATGATTTCTGTCCTGAATCCAAAGGGCGAAGTTTCGAAAGCAGATCAGGCGGAATTAACCAGACTGATAAGGGAAAAACTGGAGAAAGAACAGAATGAGAACAACGTCACCGATTCCGTCAAGTCACGGTCGGTTCAGCGGGTTGTTCAAATCTCAGAGCTGGATAATTATCTCCGTGGAGGATATGAGTTCGTTCATGAATTGCCAGACAGCAGAATTATCGTAAGGCATTCTGACTGA